The Corynebacterium glaucum genome includes a region encoding these proteins:
- a CDS encoding polysaccharide pyruvyl transferase family protein, which produces MLTKRIVGVYGNKPSLPYSFPLAFPENAGNMIHARAPLQMLPDNAVEFFTGDWRLLADGSFAEFVNKRCDGLIVTMANTIRTNDEDGSLYSRFQRMLEQYTVPLTVFGLGSRSATEDLDQISLTPEAVELLQYLEDRAAPIGVRGEFTAKLLRLKAGVEDVVITGCPSFYSEPDAFQRLQRQLRNPEPGVTTFSGTQFKRHEELTWLVNIAKSDGYLIEPVSRFHHRAHLTAIKGKPFAVPPHLRKVPASEVSSAQLVDLFKNRYRLFHNPDDWIDFNKKVVAFGFGTRFHVNMATLLAGKPALWVTHDSRTRELVDFLNLPSVSLAELEGQTLKDLPNLAAYDSMFERLEDRFDNWANYMEAHDLPYRRPDLKLS; this is translated from the coding sequence ATGTTGACTAAACGAATAGTAGGTGTCTACGGAAACAAACCTAGCTTGCCTTACAGCTTTCCTCTGGCGTTTCCAGAGAATGCAGGAAACATGATCCACGCCCGAGCACCGTTGCAAATGCTCCCGGACAACGCGGTCGAATTCTTCACCGGAGACTGGCGACTGTTAGCCGACGGATCATTCGCGGAGTTTGTGAATAAACGATGCGACGGATTGATCGTGACGATGGCTAACACCATCAGAACCAATGACGAAGACGGATCCCTCTACTCTCGATTCCAGAGGATGCTCGAGCAGTACACGGTACCCCTTACTGTGTTTGGCCTGGGTTCGCGCTCCGCAACCGAAGATCTCGACCAAATCTCTCTCACTCCGGAAGCTGTCGAACTTCTGCAGTATCTGGAAGACCGAGCTGCCCCCATTGGAGTAAGAGGTGAGTTTACAGCCAAACTATTACGGCTTAAGGCCGGAGTAGAAGACGTCGTGATCACCGGCTGCCCGTCGTTCTACTCGGAACCAGACGCGTTTCAGCGGCTACAAAGGCAATTACGCAATCCCGAACCCGGAGTTACGACCTTCTCAGGCACCCAATTTAAACGGCATGAGGAACTGACGTGGTTAGTGAACATTGCGAAAAGTGACGGTTACCTCATTGAACCCGTATCGAGATTCCATCACCGGGCCCACCTCACCGCAATAAAAGGAAAGCCCTTTGCGGTCCCTCCGCATCTGAGAAAGGTGCCAGCTTCCGAAGTCTCCTCGGCCCAACTAGTTGATCTTTTCAAGAATCGTTATCGCCTTTTCCACAACCCCGACGATTGGATTGATTTCAACAAAAAAGTTGTAGCCTTCGGGTTTGGAACAAGGTTCCATGTAAACATGGCAACCTTGCTAGCCGGGAAGCCTGCACTCTGGGTTACGCACGACAGCAGAACCAGGGAACTAGTCGATTTCCTTAACCTACCCAGCGTTAGCCTGGCCGAACTCGAAGGCCAGACGCTCAAGGACCTTCCCAACTTGGCTGCATACGACTCAATGTTCGAGCGTCTTGAAGACCGATTTGATAACTGGGCGAACTACATGGAGGCACATGACCTCCCTTATCGTCGCCCGGATCTAAAGCTCTCGTAA